One stretch of Sinomonas terrae DNA includes these proteins:
- a CDS encoding sensor histidine kinase: MALRRAALRVGVQIAGAVAVVVVLLLAGAAVFLWAKSQPAEVLSHLQRSEPQVVLDTVDVLGILVVGGIAGIVLGGVVGVLSARRAVRPLGEALALQRRFVQDASHELRTPLAVLDTRIQLAQKRLGPESDAAPVLAQLRSDSASLAAVIEDLLHGIAGSGPDLTESPTDLASLARGVVSDLEVMALDRRIALAAETPDEPVPVAVAAPAVRRVVVALADNALKYTPEGGRVTVGVRTVSAPGRGTTALLTVADTGPGIAGPSPERVFDRFSRGGTTARLDARRSYGIGLALVREIAVRNGGSVRIAETGAGGTTMEVALPLAVSK, encoded by the coding sequence GTGGCTCTCCGCCGTGCCGCGCTCCGGGTGGGCGTGCAGATCGCGGGTGCGGTCGCCGTCGTCGTCGTCCTGTTGCTCGCGGGAGCCGCCGTCTTCCTGTGGGCCAAGTCGCAGCCCGCCGAGGTGCTCTCGCATCTCCAGCGCTCGGAGCCGCAGGTCGTGCTGGACACCGTCGACGTGCTCGGGATCCTCGTGGTCGGCGGGATCGCGGGCATTGTGCTCGGCGGCGTCGTCGGCGTCCTGAGCGCACGGCGAGCGGTCCGGCCGCTCGGCGAGGCCCTGGCCCTCCAACGCAGGTTCGTCCAGGACGCGAGCCACGAACTCCGCACTCCGCTCGCGGTGCTCGACACGCGCATCCAGCTCGCGCAGAAGCGCCTCGGGCCCGAGAGCGATGCCGCCCCGGTCCTCGCCCAGCTGCGCAGCGATTCAGCTTCCCTCGCCGCCGTCATCGAGGACCTGCTCCACGGCATTGCGGGTTCCGGCCCCGACCTCACCGAGAGCCCAACCGACCTCGCCTCGCTCGCCCGCGGCGTCGTTTCCGATTTGGAGGTCATGGCCCTGGACCGGCGTATCGCCCTCGCCGCCGAGACCCCCGACGAGCCCGTGCCGGTCGCTGTCGCGGCTCCCGCGGTGCGCCGCGTCGTCGTCGCCCTCGCCGACAACGCCCTCAAATACACCCCGGAGGGCGGGCGTGTCACCGTCGGCGTCCGGACCGTCTCCGCGCCAGGGCGGGGCACGACTGCGCTGCTCACCGTCGCCGACACCGGTCCGGGGATCGCGGGGCCAAGCCCTGAGCGCGTCTTCGACCGGTTCTCCCGCGGCGGCACGACCGCTCGACTTGACGCGCGCCGGAGCTACGGAATCGGGCTCGCGCTCGTTCGGGAGATCGCCGTGAGGAACGGCGGATCGGTCCGAATCGCCGAAACCGGAGCCGGAGGAACAACGATGGAAGTGGCACTTCCGCTCGCCGTTTCCAAGTAA
- a CDS encoding VOC family protein, with amino-acid sequence MRMDHVSYACEPDGLAATTERIASALGVEAVKGGVHPRFGTRNMIIPLTQHHYLEVVEVLDHPASDKAPFGQAVRARSAAGGGWMGWCVEVEDLAPIETRLGRKAVPGNRKFPDGRELVWKQIGILGLIADPQVPYMLKWEGDPELHPSNAYPGTVSVTKLTIAGSAERVTEWLGEPVEKPLEDVEVEWVAPKGTPGIMSVTFDAGGKLVTI; translated from the coding sequence ATGCGTATGGACCATGTTTCTTATGCCTGCGAGCCCGACGGCCTGGCCGCCACAACGGAGAGGATTGCCAGCGCTCTCGGAGTCGAGGCAGTCAAGGGCGGCGTCCACCCTCGGTTCGGCACCCGCAATATGATCATCCCGCTCACGCAGCACCACTACCTCGAGGTCGTCGAAGTCCTCGATCACCCTGCTTCAGACAAGGCACCGTTCGGCCAGGCCGTCCGGGCTCGGTCCGCTGCGGGCGGTGGCTGGATGGGCTGGTGCGTCGAGGTTGAGGACCTCGCCCCCATCGAGACCCGGCTCGGTCGCAAGGCTGTTCCGGGCAACCGCAAGTTCCCGGACGGTCGGGAACTCGTGTGGAAGCAGATCGGTATCCTCGGGCTCATCGCCGACCCGCAGGTCCCCTACATGCTCAAGTGGGAGGGCGACCCCGAGTTGCACCCCTCGAACGCGTACCCGGGCACGGTGAGCGTCACGAAGCTCACGATCGCGGGCTCGGCCGAGCGCGTGACCGAGTGGCTCGGTGAGCCCGTGGAGAAGCCGCTTGAAGACGTCGAGGTGGAGTGGGTCGCTCCCAAGGGAACGCCCGGGATCATGTCGGTGACGTTCGACGCGGGCGGCAAGCTCGTCACGATCTGA
- a CDS encoding CPBP family intramembrane glutamic endopeptidase, producing the protein MPDAPVVVRPAHRTRWRAQLLIVLGLSLGQSAVYSVVQLLDKATQAPLAQGKSTLNARLSPREYFDLVYQLLDILFSLVPVALALYFVWEAIGRRGWRAPFARLGLDLRRPGRDVLYGLGLFLAMGIPSLGLYWLGRVLGITTSIIPSGLDKYWWTVPVLILSAIREALLEETIVVGFMLGWLRRLGWGTGAAFAASSILRGSYHLYQGIGPFFGNAVMGLVFCWVYRRYGRVMPLVIAHALLDTFAFVGFSLLGKAIGLG; encoded by the coding sequence ATGCCCGATGCACCCGTCGTCGTCCGTCCCGCCCACCGCACGCGGTGGCGAGCCCAGCTCCTCATTGTCCTGGGGCTCTCGCTGGGACAGTCTGCGGTCTACTCGGTGGTGCAGCTGCTCGACAAGGCCACGCAGGCGCCGCTCGCCCAGGGGAAGTCGACCCTCAACGCTAGGCTCAGCCCGCGCGAGTACTTCGACCTCGTCTACCAGCTGCTCGACATCCTGTTCTCGCTGGTCCCCGTGGCTCTGGCCCTGTACTTCGTGTGGGAGGCCATCGGCCGCCGCGGATGGCGCGCCCCCTTCGCACGCTTGGGTCTCGATCTGCGGCGCCCCGGTCGCGACGTACTCTACGGACTCGGTCTGTTCCTCGCCATGGGGATCCCGTCGCTTGGGCTGTACTGGCTGGGGCGGGTGCTCGGAATCACGACGTCGATCATCCCCAGCGGCCTCGACAAGTACTGGTGGACCGTGCCGGTCCTGATCCTCTCGGCGATCCGGGAGGCGCTGCTCGAGGAAACGATCGTGGTCGGGTTCATGCTCGGCTGGCTGCGCCGGCTCGGCTGGGGCACTGGGGCGGCCTTCGCGGCGAGCTCGATCCTGCGGGGAAGCTACCACCTCTACCAAGGCATCGGGCCCTTCTTCGGCAATGCGGTGATGGGGCTCGTCTTCTGCTGGGTCTACCGGCGCTACGGGCGGGTGATGCCGCTCGTGATCGCCCACGCGCTCCTGGACACCTTCGCGTTCGTGGGCTTCAGCCTGCTCGGCAAGGCCATCGGCCTGGGCTGA
- a CDS encoding histidine phosphatase family protein, with protein MSAPRQIIMVRHGQSAANEDTSIYERVPDYRIPLTEQGVAEAGEAGRLVREQLAGEQVSVYISPYLRAYQTFDALGIHDLAERVVEEPRLREQDWANFQIAHDIEQQKKLRDSYGHFFFRFREGESGSDVYDRVSSFMETLYRHWDKPDYTPNTLLVTHGLTMRLFCMRWFHWTVEYFESLNNPENAGVRTLVRQPDGRYQLDRPFSQWSERTETDTVLSTLSERL; from the coding sequence ATGAGCGCGCCGCGGCAGATCATCATGGTCCGGCACGGCCAGTCGGCCGCGAACGAGGACACGAGCATCTACGAACGCGTGCCTGACTACCGGATCCCCCTCACCGAGCAGGGCGTCGCGGAGGCAGGGGAAGCGGGCCGGCTAGTGCGCGAGCAGCTCGCGGGAGAGCAGGTGAGCGTCTACATCTCTCCATATCTGCGCGCCTACCAGACGTTCGACGCCCTTGGCATCCACGATCTAGCCGAACGCGTCGTCGAAGAGCCCCGTCTGCGCGAGCAGGACTGGGCGAACTTCCAAATCGCCCACGACATCGAGCAGCAGAAGAAGCTGCGCGACTCGTACGGCCACTTCTTCTTCCGCTTCCGCGAGGGCGAATCGGGCAGCGATGTCTACGACCGCGTCTCGAGCTTCATGGAGACCCTCTACCGGCACTGGGACAAGCCCGACTACACGCCCAACACCCTTCTGGTCACGCACGGCCTCACGATGCGCCTCTTCTGCATGCGTTGGTTCCATTGGACCGTCGAGTACTTCGAATCCCTCAACAATCCGGAGAACGCCGGGGTCCGCACCCTCGTCCGCCAGCCCGATGGCCGCTACCAGCTGGACCGCCCGTTCAGCCAGTGGTCCGAGAGGACGGAGACGGACACGGTCCTCTCGACTCTCTCCGAACGGCTCTAG
- a CDS encoding amidohydrolase family protein has product MTLLIDNIGELSTQDWKDGSAEAAAASVLRDAAVVLDGECIAWVGTSSSAPAADERYDAGGRAALPGWVDSHSHLVFAGDRTAEFEARMAGQAYAAGGIGVTTKATRGASDGELRRLLAARVAEAAAWGTTYLETKTGYGLDVENERRSAALAVEAVDEVTYLGAHLVPAGEDPDAYTDLVCGEMLDAVRPYVRWADVFCERGAFTEEQSRRVLLACRDVGLGLRVHGNQLGPGAGVRLAVEVGAASVDHVNFLDDADVEALAGTWSEWSGPESAEGVGTVATVLPACDLSTRAPLAPARRLLDAGVEIAIASNCNPGTSYTSSIAFCVTTAVLQMGLSVQEAVRAATFGGALALRRHVGRDEDGQRAVGSIAVGHRADLQILDAPSATHLAYRPGMPLTHAVWRAGERVR; this is encoded by the coding sequence ATGACCCTCCTCATCGACAACATCGGCGAGCTCTCGACCCAGGACTGGAAGGACGGATCCGCCGAAGCCGCAGCCGCGAGCGTGCTCCGCGACGCGGCTGTCGTGCTCGATGGCGAGTGCATCGCCTGGGTGGGGACGTCGTCGTCCGCGCCTGCCGCCGACGAAAGGTACGACGCCGGGGGCCGTGCCGCTCTGCCGGGCTGGGTCGACTCGCACAGCCACCTCGTCTTCGCGGGGGACCGCACGGCCGAGTTCGAGGCGCGCATGGCCGGGCAGGCCTATGCGGCCGGAGGAATCGGCGTGACGACGAAGGCGACCCGGGGCGCGTCTGACGGCGAGCTGCGGCGATTGCTCGCCGCGCGGGTTGCGGAGGCGGCGGCGTGGGGGACGACCTACCTTGAGACCAAGACCGGGTACGGGCTCGACGTCGAGAACGAGCGCCGAAGTGCGGCCCTTGCCGTCGAGGCCGTCGATGAGGTGACCTATCTCGGGGCTCATCTCGTGCCCGCCGGCGAGGACCCTGACGCCTACACGGACCTCGTCTGCGGCGAGATGCTCGACGCCGTCCGGCCGTATGTGCGCTGGGCCGACGTGTTCTGCGAGCGGGGGGCCTTCACCGAGGAGCAGTCCCGCCGCGTGCTCCTGGCATGCCGCGACGTCGGCCTCGGCCTCCGCGTGCACGGCAACCAGCTCGGACCCGGAGCCGGCGTGCGCCTTGCGGTCGAGGTCGGTGCCGCGAGCGTGGACCACGTGAACTTCCTCGACGACGCCGATGTCGAGGCGCTCGCGGGCACCTGGTCCGAGTGGTCGGGGCCGGAATCCGCCGAGGGTGTGGGGACGGTCGCGACTGTGCTGCCGGCGTGTGACCTCTCGACGCGCGCCCCCTTGGCGCCGGCACGTCGGCTCCTCGACGCGGGCGTGGAGATCGCGATCGCCTCGAACTGCAACCCCGGGACGAGCTACACGAGCTCGATCGCGTTCTGCGTCACGACGGCTGTGCTGCAGATGGGGTTGAGCGTGCAGGAGGCGGTTCGCGCGGCGACCTTCGGGGGAGCTCTCGCCCTCCGAAGGCACGTCGGACGGGACGAGGACGGCCAGCGTGCTGTCGGTTCGATCGCGGTGGGCCATCGTGCCGACCTCCAGATCCTCGATGCACCCTCGGCCACGCATCTCGCGTACCGTCCAGGGATGCCGCTCACGCACGCCGTGTGGCGCGCGGGCGAGCGCGTGCGCTAG
- a CDS encoding NAD(P)/FAD-dependent oxidoreductase, with protein MAIQSSTNDVDVLIVGGGIAGLSLAARLAGQCRVALVEAEQSLAYHTSARSAQQLIPSYGPAPVQELTRRTLATLRDAVDDDGRRLAWPSRFMLVGSRGDVAAEAHAGMRHLEPEEARVLSPVLREGAFEAAALDNDSVRTDAPALLAHHEARARNGGVAIQLGSPVHTAQRVAAGWLVGAGAEGFHATNVVNAAGAWADDLAILFGVERLGLQPFRRTAALVSLAEPLDPEMPMIAAADDSWYFRPDEAGALVSPSETEPSRAEDAVPRPGDVERTLDLISRFADLPVTGIVRAWTGLRTSAADGIPVLGFDPEAPGFFWLAGQGGYGFQTSAAMAEAASGQLIAGPEAIRTGAYPVSETERALDPHRLSVRR; from the coding sequence ATGGCCATCCAGAGCAGCACGAACGATGTCGACGTCCTCATTGTGGGCGGCGGGATCGCCGGGCTCTCGCTCGCTGCGCGGCTCGCTGGACAGTGCCGCGTCGCCCTCGTCGAGGCGGAGCAGAGCCTCGCCTATCACACGTCCGCGCGCTCGGCGCAGCAGCTCATCCCGAGCTACGGTCCCGCCCCGGTCCAGGAGCTCACTCGCCGCACGCTCGCAACACTTCGCGACGCGGTCGACGACGACGGGCGGCGGCTCGCATGGCCGAGCCGCTTCATGCTCGTCGGCAGCCGAGGCGACGTCGCGGCCGAAGCCCATGCGGGCATGCGCCATCTCGAGCCCGAGGAGGCCCGGGTGCTCTCGCCCGTGCTTCGGGAGGGGGCGTTTGAGGCCGCCGCCCTCGACAATGACTCGGTCCGTACCGACGCGCCGGCACTGCTGGCCCATCACGAGGCGCGCGCCCGGAACGGCGGAGTGGCCATCCAGCTGGGAAGCCCGGTACACACGGCGCAGCGGGTCGCTGCGGGCTGGCTCGTCGGGGCCGGTGCCGAGGGGTTCCACGCGACGAATGTCGTCAACGCTGCAGGGGCGTGGGCCGACGACCTCGCGATTCTCTTCGGCGTCGAACGACTCGGGCTCCAACCATTCCGGCGCACGGCGGCGCTCGTCTCGCTCGCTGAGCCCCTCGACCCGGAGATGCCGATGATCGCCGCCGCGGATGACTCGTGGTACTTCCGGCCCGACGAGGCGGGCGCTCTCGTCTCGCCGTCCGAAACGGAGCCGAGCCGCGCCGAGGACGCCGTGCCGCGTCCGGGCGACGTCGAGCGGACGCTCGATCTCATCTCCCGCTTCGCAGACCTTCCCGTGACTGGGATTGTGCGGGCTTGGACCGGCCTGCGCACGTCTGCGGCCGACGGGATTCCCGTGCTCGGCTTCGACCCCGAGGCGCCCGGCTTCTTTTGGCTCGCCGGCCAAGGCGGCTACGGCTTCCAGACGTCTGCCGCGATGGCCGAGGCTGCTTCAGGCCAATTGATTGCAGGGCCTGAGGCGATCCGAACGGGTGCTTATCCGGTATCCGAGACGGAGCGGGCGCTTGATCCCCATAGATTGTCGGTGCGCCGGTAG
- a CDS encoding M50 family metallopeptidase produces the protein MLASPGAGVVRRHAVVSLAPGVLLRGTRLEDVDKQVYELDPDGAALCAALAAPSCIDTLIEGFSELSQTPPEALAGPVWDFVDDLSSRGLLSVNASFTAERGAQLAEFPGRAFTALATGVRPPSGVRRSLRRYSATLKGLTRAGLEAHQAMAWIGVALMVAGVALAAAFSPTDSARGVGVRTACLLVSGYFILILANVFIHESAHLLAARISGCTVYGVYCRASAMGVSFSSRSGLTRLVVAISGPLAALAFDLAVMAAIVLSPGTFWSSTGIDQLRLSALVGVAALALFQAICLTPVARDGRHIAASLRTALRRERHRA, from the coding sequence ATGCTGGCCTCGCCGGGTGCCGGAGTCGTCCGGCGGCATGCGGTGGTGTCTCTGGCGCCCGGCGTCCTGCTCAGGGGAACGCGGCTCGAGGACGTGGACAAGCAGGTATACGAGCTCGACCCCGACGGGGCTGCCCTGTGCGCGGCCCTTGCCGCCCCTTCCTGCATCGACACCCTCATAGAGGGGTTTTCCGAACTGTCGCAGACACCCCCGGAGGCCCTCGCGGGGCCAGTATGGGACTTCGTCGATGACCTTTCCTCCCGCGGACTCCTTTCCGTCAATGCCTCGTTCACCGCGGAGAGGGGCGCGCAGCTCGCCGAGTTTCCGGGGCGAGCGTTCACCGCACTCGCGACCGGAGTCCGTCCGCCCAGCGGGGTCAGGAGATCCCTCCGGCGCTATTCCGCGACGCTCAAGGGACTCACGAGAGCAGGGCTCGAGGCGCATCAGGCCATGGCGTGGATCGGAGTGGCGCTCATGGTCGCCGGTGTCGCGCTCGCCGCCGCCTTCTCACCCACAGACTCCGCGCGCGGCGTGGGCGTACGCACCGCGTGCCTGCTCGTATCCGGATACTTCATCCTGATCCTCGCAAATGTATTCATCCACGAATCCGCCCATCTCCTCGCCGCGCGCATCAGCGGATGCACCGTGTACGGCGTGTACTGCCGGGCTTCCGCGATGGGCGTCTCCTTCTCGAGCCGCTCCGGACTGACGCGCCTGGTGGTCGCCATCTCTGGCCCGCTGGCTGCGCTCGCATTCGACCTCGCCGTCATGGCGGCGATCGTTCTGAGCCCCGGCACCTTCTGGAGCTCGACCGGCATCGACCAACTTCGCCTTTCGGCCCTCGTGGGAGTGGCGGCCTTGGCCCTCTTCCAGGCCATCTGCCTCACACCAGTTGCCCGCGACGGGCGACATATCGCCGCTTCCCTCAGGACCGCTCTCAGAAGGGAGCGCCACCGTGCTTGA
- a CDS encoding ATP-binding cassette domain-containing protein produces the protein MLEIHGLESSYPGFTLGPITTTVRRGEFATLVGTNGSGKSTLLRSLLGLQTLEAGGAEWDGLPIPERNPALLSLIGYVSDSPKDVLPEFTAQEYWSYCRKAHERVRRTRIDGAMDRARRLAERLDFPLGQSSPLGALSLGTTRKAQIIGALLAEPDLVILDEPFIGLDFIAARSLEVLLRELVAEGTTVLASSHDLNLTSRIADQLIVLHAGGIVLDRPVRELGGAEGLEPAIIDALGSHGKAALS, from the coding sequence GTGCTTGAGATCCACGGCCTTGAGTCGTCCTATCCGGGCTTCACCCTCGGCCCGATCACGACGACGGTGCGCAGGGGAGAGTTCGCGACGCTCGTCGGCACCAATGGCTCCGGCAAGAGTACCCTCCTGAGGAGTCTCCTCGGCCTTCAAACGCTCGAAGCCGGCGGGGCGGAGTGGGACGGGCTGCCCATTCCGGAGAGGAACCCAGCGCTGCTCTCGCTGATCGGCTACGTGAGCGACTCCCCGAAGGACGTGCTTCCCGAATTCACGGCCCAAGAGTACTGGAGCTACTGTCGCAAAGCCCATGAGCGAGTTCGCCGTACGCGCATCGACGGCGCAATGGATCGCGCTCGGCGCTTGGCTGAGAGGCTCGACTTCCCGCTCGGCCAATCGAGCCCGCTCGGCGCATTGAGCCTCGGCACCACGCGAAAGGCGCAGATCATCGGCGCGCTCCTCGCGGAGCCCGACCTCGTGATCCTCGACGAGCCCTTCATCGGTCTCGACTTCATCGCAGCCCGGTCGCTCGAGGTCCTCCTCCGGGAACTCGTCGCCGAGGGGACGACCGTGCTGGCGTCGAGCCACGACCTCAACCTGACCTCTCGGATCGCAGACCAGCTCATCGTGCTCCACGCCGGCGGGATCGTGCTCGACCGGCCGGTGCGCGAACTGGGCGGTGCCGAGGGCCTGGAGCCCGCCATCATCGATGCCCTCGGCAGCCACGGGAAGGCCGCCCTCTCGTGA
- a CDS encoding transcriptional regulator, with amino-acid sequence MKNKNTRVWTGYGVASTLVWIAALAVGAIAFVTASEAARASGQDGTFLQQFLGAPLFEGFRQDGRFGVRPQWGLVLLVVVPLCATVLFTALPVRRFVRGKRA; translated from the coding sequence ATGAAGAACAAGAACACGCGAGTTTGGACGGGGTACGGCGTCGCATCCACCCTCGTGTGGATCGCCGCGCTGGCCGTCGGCGCGATCGCATTTGTCACGGCGAGCGAAGCGGCGCGTGCGTCAGGGCAGGACGGTACATTCCTCCAGCAGTTCCTCGGGGCACCCCTGTTCGAGGGTTTCCGCCAGGACGGCAGGTTCGGGGTTCGCCCGCAGTGGGGACTCGTGCTCCTCGTGGTCGTGCCGCTGTGTGCGACAGTTCTCTTCACCGCTCTCCCGGTTCGACGCTTCGTCAGGGGCAAGCGTGCTTGA
- a CDS encoding methyltransferase family protein: MLDALMWTTPAVLLGASELVFASRGSREASPDAVAMDHAIKAATLAGLVGPLLAAPMLPRPLPGVVVAGLALALAGVAVRLLAMVMLRQRYRLTPQRQSSDHYLVRNGLYGFVRHPGYTGILMTLSGMAIIAAGPWGLAFLAPVIVFCVVRIAGEERLLREEFGSEFSDYCRTVRWRLVPCLY; this comes from the coding sequence GTGCTTGACGCCCTCATGTGGACGACACCCGCCGTGCTCCTCGGGGCCTCCGAGCTCGTGTTCGCGTCTCGCGGCAGCCGGGAGGCCTCGCCCGACGCGGTCGCTATGGACCACGCGATCAAGGCCGCAACCCTCGCGGGCCTCGTCGGGCCACTGCTTGCGGCACCCATGCTGCCGCGGCCTCTGCCGGGCGTCGTCGTCGCCGGCCTCGCCCTGGCCCTCGCCGGCGTCGCGGTGAGGCTGCTCGCGATGGTGATGCTCAGACAACGCTATCGGCTCACGCCGCAGAGGCAGTCCTCCGATCATTATCTGGTGAGGAACGGCCTCTACGGCTTCGTGCGGCACCCCGGCTATACGGGCATCCTCATGACACTGTCCGGCATGGCGATCATCGCAGCCGGCCCCTGGGGGCTGGCCTTCTTGGCTCCCGTGATCGTCTTCTGCGTGGTGAGGATCGCCGGAGAGGAGAGACTTCTGCGCGAGGAGTTTGGCTCCGAGTTCAGCGACTACTGCCGCACCGTGCGGTGGAGGCTCGTCCCGTGCCTCTACTAG